In Triticum urartu cultivar G1812 chromosome 6, Tu2.1, whole genome shotgun sequence, the following proteins share a genomic window:
- the LOC125515774 gene encoding titin isoform X3, translated as MATEDEAREAADGEEIQVEAGDLGTTHLQMNLDSKLSSHGEMKDEATAMDSTEGMKVTEDQVLERAPSVVEIPQEDTPNGTHASLNGHMKEGKIANEKPRENGQKGNEQVEASPDGISTDQSSTSNGEEAIDSLGHVENTAEDTSLLKHDNEEPKEHCQQDVEGAAIESKMVHKDTLQPDNDVEPTIDAQQGHNLEPEEVTEDTQPATVPCIPGEEVVAEAPAGVQTSLEPNVDEPDALPNTSGGDQEVLNQESTEETSDPLPEKTEETSHESNVSTSEETTPEHDAVTREPALDVQEVQNQGLAEEIADAKEVDTEQTVHQSGIASEEATPEDNATITEPSSDLQHLNNVESEEIKALEDAKAEETSDQSNVTIAEDATEDKEAIEDMQPVQGLEEEEPQNTGTVDMDEASNQPHADVINNLAEGDSVPACEPQVIGLKEEVKDTGATETQEITQQSHAAASEELVTEDNSTAIEPSNDDIQQTLEQGSAEVKHAEVSETQEICHERTISAPEEDSVKDDVTAEVPSCDAQEVENVASVEEIKENTAENIVETSSAATVEEADQENNVLTSEDVPEQQIRGLETEEIQNTEPVETEEASDLRHPALLNDAAQEDIIPSDVPKTESTVSVEDTEAIKTEALPQESNVSISEEPASEQNITAREVSCDDLAREPAVDMQSAQELQSEKKKNAEFTEVSEASGEMDAAVIENPTHEDNLTISESLVMESAEVSSNEATEGQEMPQSDATQSEDHKTEENMAVSEPQILEPEPAEEMRDSEATKPRAISQESMSVPKDETAKEAASDIKEVQTEELIEKPDDVKTEEISNQNSGTIVGETAQEDKLLSSDPTGDVQAKELESQKIGNSEDVQIEEASHQTDAEENLTENEPQIATEDNTAILTDVNIQQLQEPEPVEFRDTEATEPQGISPSHTVSGSEQSTPEDNEMTEPSPATQAENLESAIVREESKDVKSTDAIAEEETPREHVQESGAHVDIPPVENTEPVEVHDNVTTDDLPAEEVKDNEAIEVAEIHYESPVANIGDLTEDAKSNVALEDEAAPDEDVKATEATAAIPQPQEPELEEIKNSEYVEVEDNIIARDLPAEEIKDIEAMETEMIPHESTGANISELINDVKSNVALADEAAPDEHAKATEATGAIPQPQEPDLEEIKNSEPAELEGNISANDLPAEEVKDTEAVETEAINESTDANNSELPEDVKNNVALPGEGAPEEHVTVADDTVDMLQAQEPEVEEMKNTEPVEVEENVSASELPAEEVKDTEAINKSADANTTELTEEVKCNVALAAEEPHEEHVTVAETAVDIPQPQELELEEIKNTEPVEVEENMSASDMQAEEVKDTEAINESTDANISELTEDVKTNVALADEAAPEEHVIATEATVDIPQAQDPELEEIKNTETVEVEENISVSDQPAEEVKDPEAKETEAITESADANISELTEDVKSNVTRADEAAPEEHVIAAEAAVDIPQALVSELQELMRVEPDEVKENRSAGDLPAEEVKETEAINESTDANISEITGDVTSNVTRADEAAPEEHVTATEATVDIPRAQEPELEEIENFEPVEVEENTSVSDMPAEAVKDTEARETEAINESTDANISELTEDMESNVALIGEAAHEEHVTVAKTTVDIPQAQEPELEEIKNTEAGDLSAEEVKEIEPKETEAISGRTDANISELNEDVKSNIVLADEEPHAEHVTVAERTVDIPQAQEPEPEEIKNTEPVEVEENRSASDLQAEEVKETEAINESPDANISELTEDVTSNVAHADEAAPEEHVIASKATVDIPRAQERDLEEIKNTEPVEVEEFISASDLPTEEVKETETKETEAINESTDPNINELTEDVKGNIAHADEAAPEEHVIAAEATDDIPQAQVPELEELKNTEPVEVEENKSATDLPAEEVKDTETMETEAVHKSADTNISELTEDVTLADEAAADVQIDVPLAKEPALEEMKNIEPVEAQDGITPDNVPAEEINDTEAMETGEIPHESTDDSLTASAALPDIQQVPEQEAVEDKACTDTTENQGEPQQSIVSTSAELTPTEEETAVVEHTQDTHVQNASSEPGTDPNLLVQSAHQSELAEDSKGQLVKAEETGQSNGATLEEPTAEDNAANEIGPLADSKQEHGLESVEENKCIDATEGEEASHLSQDPGLEEPVSERDIATVEPTSDIQQVNDMDEAEEITATEAINGEEISSQKTEVATLEEASPTDNGTAPEQNPVELDEENLGNEISNAILADENIKEEIQEPREQKDESSDLGEKTAFTTHKDESATEEDVVQISGEDTVGTSNNIEQIKELPKSVIEHSGDHTDDQDDEQLHNVELQMQVCERSVDLTTEQPDDHVQKVNLDQQKKEDEAIEKQTEEIQTDEQKRDDSRADFTRETILEPQSNEIVTTNRKDDADVFEAEQTEAVTTEMLKNEQTLHIAQESIPSVTDAKVENSTEIEETTAQEDAPNNTGTLYTDADAEKYNEDEKENTEIDAAVAKTSTDEQDGTTDETKNEEVENYLGLPVEKDLQKASDLAPSNEEMLENDPTVVPQNVESRVHSEEKECINNANDGMQAIQASEEEIVDEVEKKEEIQNEDTNVNHDEIETKLVDEEASGLQDLSFHPKVVDDKLATEQNGAEVETDSNEEMATGYTAVTESVKRGEAIYDKAGGSDMALSDENLETIEDNRRNLEASPAVTASGESMNEDNEHHKPALPAHSAVDGNETEQASGLEVTERELFPEKPLPTESEEQEESQITKEQDGENVQEQETDDTEKEEKEAEQSYLPVSHFLMNLIMGKESNEPDGNSEFKAEKKQEETTKDGSSLITSQQEESLVPIPTENKVDNERIFEQGKHNIEGSEETHDIKLEKDEELNRDTHDLEAPVCQNNVQGETSSEMVPGGSGLTTEMETRDIKLGEKATNSVCQEHMEATTQIEEGSLKSNLHDITNPKVSQEDTLEEGITDLQHKPLPENRSSDAVSGQTLLLTEPNMGDEKNLPNDTDDLQSPLSTKREESNESSNTEAESTVEAELENGVDKEEKNQQTTTTGGVTEEQIENEHDISQKGTEAISDEQKGEITEPVMGNEIILVPEKGISAGSECKDEKQSSKFSNSELDNSEKALEIQLDGSSLHIDQDKQDESAGDQIVMEKNNLLDKPGESDLQKLQEMEVAQESPEGSDEGDQISLPIREPVIKEVNVNKTVDGHVQTVNTQSQEEQETFNSQVHQHDLDVASPEEAPEAEEKIVESKPEFSTDEEQSPKKDESNMAGEKTYDEKTKGAQEAKSLPDEAKTKVEEQGVVQKASHNQKRDLDVVSLTEAPGSEENVVDIKEPEFSTDEEESPKKDVSNMAEEKSYDKKTNGDEEAKNFTDDAPTKIEDREAGQKASPKKHNILSGVGSKVKHQLAKVKKAIIGKPGHTKSESPKA; from the exons ATGGCGACGGAAGACGAAGCGCGAGAAGCGGCAGATGGGGAG GAAATTCAAGTGGAAGCTGGGGATCTAGGAACAACCCATTTGCAAATGAACCTAGACAGCAAGCTTTCATCTCATGGGGAGATGAAGGACGAGGCAACAGCCATGGATTCAACTGAAGGAATGAAGGTTACAGAGGATCAAGTTTTAGAAAGAGCACCCTCTGTAGTCGAAATTCCTCAAGAAGATACCCCAAATGGTACACATGCTTCTCTGAATGGTCATATGAAAGAAGGGAAGATCGCTAATGAGAAGCCACGAGAAAATGGTCAGAAAGGTAACGAGCAGGTAGAAGCTTCACCAGATGGAATAAGCACCGATCAGAGCAGCACAAGTAATGGCGAAGAGGCAATTGATTCTTTAGGCCATGTTGAGAACACTGCAGAAGATACCAGCCTTCTAAAACATGATAATGAAGAGCCAAAAGAACATTGTCAACAAGATGTAGAAGGTGCTGCAATAGAGAGCAAAATGGTGCACAAAGACACACTGCAGCCTGACAATGATGTTGAGCCAACAATTGATGCTCAACAAGGCCACAATCTGGAACCAGAAGAAGTAACTGAGGACACACAACCCGCAACTGTGCCATGTATTCCTGGTGAAGAGGTTGTAGCTGAAGCACCTGCTGGAGTCCAAACTTCTTTGGAGCCTAATGTGGATGAGCCTGACGCCCTTCCGAATACTAGTGGTGGTGATCAAGAAGTGCTGAACCAAGAATCAACAGAAGAAACCAGTGACCCTCTGCCTGAAAAAACTGAAGAAACTTCTCATGAGAGCAATGTGTCCACCTCTGAGGAGACAACTCCAGAACATGATGCAGTGACAAGGGAGCCAGCTCTTGATGTTCAAGAAGTGCAAAACCAGGGATTAGCAGAAGAAATAGCAGATGCCAAAGAAGTTGATACTGAGCAAACAGTTCACCAAAGTGGTATTGCTTCTGAGGAGGCAACTCCAGAAGATAATGCAACAATCACTGAACCAAGTTCTGACCTCCAACATTTAAATAATGTGGAGTCAGAAGAAATAAAGGCTCTTGAAGATGCCAAAGCTGAAGAAACCTCCGATCAAAGCAATGTGACAATTGCTGAAGATGCAACCGAAGATAAGGAGGCAATAGAAGATATGCAGCCAGTTCAAGGGTTGGAAGAAGAAGAACCTCAGAACACTGGAACTGTCGACATGGATGAAGCTTCCAATCAACCACATGCTGATGTCATCAATAACCTTGCAGAAGGAGACAGTGTACCAGCATGTGAGCCCCAGGTGATAGGATTAAAAGAAGAGGTGAAGGACACTGGAGCCACTGAAACTCAAGAAATCACTCAACAAAGTCATGCTGCTGCTTCAGAGGAGCTAGTAACAGAAGATAATTCTACGGCAATTGAGCCATCGAATGATGATATCCAGCAAACCCTGGAACAAGGATCAGCTGAAGTTAAGCACGCAGAAGTTTCTGAGACTCAAGAAATCTGCCATGAAAGAACTATTTCTGCTCCTGAGGAGGACTCTGTAAAAGATGATGTAACAGCAGAAGTACCAAGCTGTGATGCCCAAGAGGTAGAAAATGTAGCATCAGTAGAAGAAATCAAGGAGAACACAGCTGAGAATATCGTCGAAACCTCTAGTGCGGCAACTGTTGAAGAGGCAGATCAAGAAAACAATGTGCTAACAAGTGAAGATGTGCCTGAACAGCAAATACGGGGGCTTGAAACAGAAGAAATACAGAACACTGAACCTGTTGAAACAGAAGAAGCTTCTGACCTAAGGCATCCTGCTCTCTTGAATGACGCAGCTCAAGAAGATATTATACCGAGTGATGTGCCAAAGACTGAATCAACAGTAAGCGTGGAGGATACTGAAGCCATTAAAACTGAAGCTCTCCCCCAGGAAAGCAATGTTTCCATTTCTGAGGAGCCTGCTTCAGAACAAAATATAACAGCACGTGAAGTAAGTTGTGATGATCTTGCCAGAGAGCCAGCTGTTGATATGCAATCAGCGCAGGAGCTACAGTCagaaaagaagaagaatgctGAATTTACTGAAGTGAGTGAAGCATCTGGTGAAATGGATGCTGCCGTCATTGAGAACCCAACTCATGAAGATAACCTAACCATAAGTGAGTCGCTTGTGATGGAATCAGCAGAAGTGAGCAGCAATGAAGCCACTGAAGGCCAAGAAATGCCTCAAAGTGATGCTACTCAGTCAGAAGATCACAAAACAGAAGAAAATATGGCAGTGAGTGAACCACAGATCCTGGAACCAGAACCTGCTGAAGAAATGAGAGACAGTGAAGCCACTAAGCCTCGAGCTATCTCGCAAGAAAGCATGTCTGTTCCAAAAGATGAAACAGCAAAAGAAGCAGCTTCTGATATCAAAGAAGTACAAACCGAAGAGCTCATAGAGAAACCTGATGATGTGAAAACTGAAGAAATATCCAACCAGAACAGTGGGACTATCGTTGGAGAAACAGCACAAGAAGACAAGTTACTATCAAGTGACCCAACTGGTGATGTACAAGCAAAGGAGCTCGAATCACAAAAGATTGGTAACAGTGAGGATGTTCAAATTGAAGAAGCTTCCCATCAAACAGATGCTGAAGAAAATTTGACAGAAAATGAGCCACAAATAGCAACAGAAGATAACACAGCAATCCTGACAGATGTTAACATTCAACAGCTTCAAGAGCCAGAACCGGTTGAATTCAGGGACACTGAAGCTACTGAACCTCAAGGCATCTCCCCATCTCACACTGTCTCTGGTTCTGAGCAGTCCACACCAGAAGATAACGAGATGACAGAACCCAGTCCTGCCACTCAAGCAGAGAATTTAGAATCAGCAATAGTGAGGGAGGAAAGTAAAGATGTGAAAAGCACTGATGCAATTGCTGAGGAGGAAACCCCCAGAGAACACGTACAGGAATCTGGGGCACATGTTGATATACCACCAGTGGAGAATACTGAGCCCGTTGAGGTGCATGACAATGTAACGACAGATGACCTGCCAGCAGAAGAGGTGAAGGACAATGAAGCCATAGAGGTTGCAGAAATCCACTATGAGAGCCCTGTTGCAAATATTGGTGATCTCACTGAAGATGCCAAAAGCAATGTTGCTCTTGAAGATGAGGCAGCTCCTGATGAAGATGTAAAAGCAACAGAGGCAACTGCTGCTATACCACAACCACAAGAGCCAGAATTAGAAGAGATCAAGAATAGTGAATATGTTGAAGTGgaagataatataatagcaagGGACCTGCCAGCAGAAGAGATCAAGGACATTGAAGCCATGGAAACTGAGATGATCCCTCATGAGAGTACTGGTGCAAACATTAGCGAGCTCATCAATGATGTGAAAAGCAATGTTGCCCTTGCAGACGAGGCAGCTCCTGATGAACATGCAAAAGCAACAGAGGCAACTGGTGCTATACCACAACCGCAAGAGCCAGACCTAGAAGAGATCAAGAATAGTGAACCTGCTGAATTGGAAGGAAACATATCAGCAAATGATCTGCCAGCAGAAGAGGTGAAGGATACTGAAGCCGTGGAGACTGAAGCAATCAACGAGAGCACTGATGCAAACAACAGTGAGCTCCCTGAAGATGTGAAAAACAATGTTGCTCTTCCAGGCGAGGGCGCTCCTGAAGAACATGTAACAGTAGCTGATGATACAGTTGATATGCTACAAGCACAAGAGCCAGAAGTAGAAGAGATGAAGAATACTGAACCTGTTGAAGTGGAAGAAAACGTATCAGCAAGTGAACTGCCAGCAGAAGAGGTGAAGGACACTGAAGCAATCAACAAGAGTGCTGATGCAAACACCACCGAGCTCACCGAGGAGGTGAAATGCAATGTTGCTCTTGCAGCCGAGGAACCTCATGAAGAGCATGTAACAGTAGCTGAGACAGCAGTTGATATACCACAACCACAGGAGCTGGAACTAGAAGAGATCAAGAACACTGAACCTGTTGAGGTGGAAGAAAACATGTCAGCAAGTGACATGCAGGCAGAAGAGGTGAAAGACACTGAAGCAATCAATGAGAGCACTGATGCGAACATCAGTGAGCTCACTGAGGATGTCAAAACTAATGTTGCTCTTGCAGACGAGGCAGCTCCTGAAGAACATGTGATAGCAACTGAGGCAACAGTTGACATACCACAAGCACAAGATCCAGAACTAGAAGAAATCAAGAATACTGAAACTGTTGAAGTGGAAGAAAACATATCAGTAAGTGATCAGCCGGCAGAAGAGGTGAAGGACCCTGAAGCCAAAGAAACAGAAGCAATAACCGAGAGCGCTGATGCAAACATCAGTGAACTCACTGAGGATGTGAAAAGTAATGTTACTCGTGCAGATGAGGCAGCTCCAGAAGAGCATGTAATAGCAGCTGAGGCAGCAGTTGATATACCACAAGCACTAGTATCAGAACTACAAGAGCTCATGAGAGTTGAACCTGATGAGGTGAAAGAAAACAGATCAGCAGGTGACCTGCCAGCGGAAGAG GTGAAGGAAACTGAAGCAATTAATGAGAGCACTGATGCAAACATCAGCGAGATCACAGGGGATGTGACAAGCAATGTTACTCGTGCAGACGAGGCAGCTCCTGAAGAGCATGTAACAGCAACTGAGGCAACAGTTGATATTCCACGAGCACAAGAGCCAGAACTAGAAGAGATTGAGAATTTTGAACCTGTTGAGGTGGAAGAAAACACATCAGTGAGTGACATGCCGGCAGAAGCGGTGAAGGACACTGAAGCCAGGGAAACTGAAGCAATCAACGAGAGCACTGATGCAAACATCAGTGAGCTCACTGAAGATATGGAAAGCAACGTTGCTCTTATAGGTGAGGCAGCTCATGAAGAACATGTAACAGTAGCTAAGACAACAGTCGATATACCACAAGCACAAGAGCCGGAGCTAGAAGAGATCAAGAATACTGAAGCAGGTGACCTGTCAGCAGAAGAGGTCAAGGAAATTGAACCCAAGGAAACTGAAGCAATCAGCGGAAGGACTGATGCAAACATCAGCGAGCTCAATGAGGATGTGAAAAGCAATATTGTTCTTGCAGATGAGGAACCTCATGCAGAGCACGTAACAGTAGCTGAGAGAACAGTTGACATACCACAAGCACAGGAGCCAGAACCAGAAGAGATCAAAAATACTGAACCTGTTGAGGTGGAAGAAAATAGATCAGCAAGTGACCTGCAAGCAGAAGAGGTGAAGGAAACTGAAGCAATCAATGAGAGCCCTGATGCAAACATCAGCGAGCTCACTGAGGATGTGACAAGCAATGTTGCTCATGCAGACGAGGCAGCTCCTGAAGAGCATGTAATAGCATCCAAGGCAACAGTTGATATTCCACGAGCACAAGAGCGAGACCTAGAAGAAATCAAGAATACTGAACCAGTTGAAGTGGAAGAATTCATATCAGCGAGTGACCTGCCGACAGAAGAGGTGAAGGAGACTGAAACCAAGGAAACTGAAGCAATCAATGAGAGCACTGATCCAAACATCAATGAGCTCACCGAGGATGTAAAAGGCAATATTGCTCATGCAGATGAGGCAGCTCCTGAAGAACATGTAATAGCAGCTGAGGCAACAGATGATATACCACAAGCACAAGTGCCAGAACTAGAAGAGCTCAAGAATACTGAACCTGTTGAGGTGGAAGAAAACAAATCAGCAACTGACCTGCCAGCTGAAGAGGTGAAGGACACTGAAACCATGGAAACTGAAGCAGTCCACAAGAGCGCTGATACAAACATCAGTGAGCTCACTGAAGATGTTACTCTTGCGGATGAGGCAGCTGCTGACGTACAAATCGATGTACCGCTAGCAAAGGAGCCAGCACTAGAAGAGATGAAGAATATTGAACCTGTTGAAGCACAAGACGGTATAACACCGGATAATGTCCCAGCAGAAGAGATAAATGACACTGAAGCCATGGAGACTGGAGAAATCCCTCATGAGAGCACAGATGACAGTTTAACAGCAAGTGCAGCACTTCCTGATATTCAACAAGTCCCAGAACAAGAAGCAGTCGAAGATAAGGCATGCACTGACACCACAGAAAACCAAGGGGAACCTCAACAAAGCATTGTTTCTACTTCTGCTGAGCTTACTCCAACAGAAGAAGAAACAGCAGTAGTAGAGCATACTCAAGATACACATGTACAGAATGCCAGCAGTGAACCGGGAACTGACCCAAATTTGCTTGTCCAATCAGCACATCAATCAGAATTGGCTGAAGACAGCAAGGGTCAACTTGTAAAGGCAGAAGAAACAGGCCAAAGTAATGGTGCCACCCTtgaagaaccaactgcagaagACAATGCTGCAAATGAAATCGGCCCGCTTGCTGATTCTAAACAAGAGCATGGACTAGAATCAGTGGAAGAAAACAAATGTATTGATGCTACTGAAGGTGAAGAAGCCTCCCATTTAAGCCAAGATCCTGGTTTAGAGGAGCCAGTTTCAGAACGTGATATAGCAACAGTTGAGCCAACTTCTGATATTCAACAAGTAAATGACATGGATGAAGCAGAAGAAATCACGGCCACTGAAGCCATCAACGGGGAAGAAATTTCCTCTCAAAAAACAGAAGTTGCTACTTTGGAGGAAGCATCTCCAACAGATAATGGAACGGCGCCAGAACAAAATCCTGTTGAGTTAGACGAAGAGAACTTGGGAAATGAAATCAGCAATGCAATCTTGGCGGATGAAAACATCAAAGAGGAAATACAAGAGCCAAGAGAACAAAAG GACGAATCATCTGACTTGGGTGAAAAAACTGCTTTCACAACTCACAAGGACGAGAGCGCTACTGAGGAAGATGTTGTACAAATTTCTGGTGAAGATACAGTAGGGACTTCAAACAATATTGAGCAAATCAAAGAACTGCCAAAATCTGTAATTGAACATAGTGGTGACCATACCGATGATCAAGATGACGAGCAACTTCACAATGTGGAGCTTCAAATGCAAGTGTGTGAGCGGTCAGTAGATTTAACCACTGAGCAGCCAGATGACCACGTGCAAAAGGTTAACTTGGATCAGCAGAAGAAAGAAGATGAGGCGATTGAAAAGCAAACGGAAGAAATACAGACAGATGAGCAGAAACGTGATGACAGTAGGGCTGATTTCACCAGAGAGACAATATTGGAGCCCCAGAGCAACGAAATTGTCACGACAAATAGGAAAGACGACGCTGATGTGTTTGAG GCTGAACAAACAGAGGCAGTGACTACTGAAATGCTCAAGAATGAACAAACCCTACATATAGCCCAAGAATCCATTCCAAGCGTTACAGATGCGAAGGTTGAGAACTCCACGGAAATAGAAGAAacaactgcacaagaagatgcaCCCAACAACACTGGCACTTTATATACTGATGCTGATGCTGAAAAATATAATGAAGATGAGAAGGAGAATACAGAAATAGATGCAGCAGTAGCAAAAACTTCTACTGATGAACAGGATGGAACAACTGATGAAACTAAAAATGAAGAG GTTGAAAATTATTTGGGATTACCCGTCGAGAAGGATCTTCAGAAAGCATCTGACCTAGCTCCTTCAAATGAAGAAATGCTAGAGAAT GATCCTACAGTGGTTCCTCAGAATGTTGAATCCAGAGTGCACTCCGAAGAGAAAGAATGCATAAACAACGCCAATGATGGTATGCAGGCCATTCAAGCATCAGAAGAAGAGATCGTTGATGAAGTGGAAAAGAAGGAAGAAATACAAAATGAAGACACCAATGTTAATCATGACGAAATTGAGACCAAACTTGTAGATGAAGAGGCGTCTGGACTGCAGGACTTGAGCTTTCATCCAAAG GTTGTAGATGACAAGTTGGCAACAGAGCAGAATGGTGCAGAAGTTGAAACTGACTCGAATGAGGAAATGGCGACTGGCTATACAGCAGTCACTGAATCAGTCAAACGCGGTGAAGCAATCTACGATAAG GCTGGTGGATCTGATATGGCACTATCTGATGAAAATCTTGAGACCATTGAGGACAACAGAAGGAATCTTGAGGCTTCACCTGCAGTTACAGCATCAGGAGAAAGTATGAACGAAGACAATGAACATCATAAGCCTGCTCTTCCTGCACACTCCGCCGTGGATGGAAATGAAACCGAACAGGCATCTGGCTTAGAGGTAACAGAAAGAGAGTTGTTTCCAGAGAAGCCACTCCCCACCGAATCAGAAGAGCAAGAAGAGAGTCAAATAACCAAAGAACAAGATGGAGAGAACGTACAAGAGCAAGAAACTGATGACAcagagaaagaagaaaaagaagctgAACAGAGTTATTTGCCTGTCTCCCATTTTCTGATGAACCTGATAATGGGAAAAGAGAGCAATGAGCCAGATGGAAATTCGGAATTTAAGGCTGAAAAGAAGCAAGAAGAAACCACAAAAGATGGCAGTTCTTTGATCACCTCACAACAGGAAGAAAGCTTGGTGCCAATCCCAACAGAAAATAAGGTGGACAATGAACGCATCTTTGAACAAGGAAAACATAATATAGAAGGCTCTGAAGAAACACATGATATCAAGCTGGAAAAGGATGAAGAGCTCAATAGGGACACTCATGATTTGGAAGCACCAGTATGCCAAAACAATGTCCAGGGTGAAACTTCTAGTGAAATGGTACCTGGTGGATCTGGCCTAACTACAGAAATGGAAACTAGAGACATCAAGCTGGGTGAAAAGGCAACCAATTCTGTTTGTCAGGAACATATGGAAGCGACAACACAGATTGAAGAAGGAAGCTTGAAGAGCAACCTTCATGACATAACAAACCCAAAGGTTTCTCAAGAGGACACATTAGAGGAAGGAATAACAGACCTTCAGCACAAGCCTTTACCTGAAAATAGAAGTTCTGATGCAGTGTCCGGGCAAACACTCTTGTTGACAGAACCAAATATGGGTGATGAAAAGAATTTGCCTAATGACACTGACGATCTTCAAAGTCCCCTGAGCACAAAAAGAGAAGAGTCCAATGAATCTTCCAACACTGAGGCCGAAAGTACTGTAGAGGCAGAACTGGAGAATGGAGTAGACAAGGAAGAAAAGAATCAGCAGACAACCACCACAGGTGGAGTTACAGAAGAACAGATAGAAAATGAGCATGATATCTCGCAGAAAGGCACAGAAGCAATATCTGATGAGCAGAAGGGTGAAATTACTGAACCAGTTATGGGCAATGAGATAATTTTGGTTCCTGAAAAGGGGATTTCTGCAGGCTCAGAATGCAAGGACGAAAAACAAAGCTCTAAGTTCTCAAACAGTGAACTAGACAACTCTGAGAAAGCTTTGGAAATTCAGTTAGATGGTTCCAGCTTGCATATAGACCAAGATAAGCAAGATGAATCTGCAGGCGACCAAATTGTGATGGAGAAGAACAACCTGCTAGACAAGCCAGGAGAATCTGATTTGCAGAAGCTGCAGGAGATGGAAGTTGCACAAGAATCTCCTGAAGGATCTGATGAAGGTGATCAGATTTCTTTGCCCATAAGAGAGCCTGTGATCAAAGAAGTGAATGTAAACAAAACTGTCGATGGCCATGTGCAAACAGTGAACACACAATCACAGGAAGAGCAAGAAACATTTAATTCACAGGTTCATCAGCATGATCTCGATGTGGCTTCACCAGAAGAAGCTCCTGAGGCTGAAGAAAAAATTGTGGAGTCAAAGCCAGAATTCAGCACAGATGAAGAACAAAGTCCAAAGAAAGATGAATCAAATATGGCAGGAGAGAAAACTTATGATGAGAAGACAAAGGGTGCACAGGAAGCTAAGAGTCTCCCTGATGAAGCGAAAACCAAAGTTGAAGAACAAGGAGTAGTACAGAAGGCGTCACACAATCAGAAACGTGATCTCGATGTGGTTTCACTAACAGAAGCTCCTGGGAGTGAAGAAAATGTTGTGGATATAAAAGAGCCAGAGTTCAGCACAGATGAAGAAGAAAGTCCAAAGAAAGATGTATCAAACATGGCAGAAGAGAAGAGTTATGACAAGAAGACAAATGGTGACGAGGAAGCTAAGAATTTCACTGATGACGCACCAACGAAAATTGAAGACCGAGAGGCAGGGCAGAAGGCATCACCTAAAAAGCATAATATCTTATCTGGTGTCGGATCAAAGGTAAAGCACCAACTAGCAAAAGTGAAGAAAGCTATTATAGGCAAGCCTGGGCACACAAAATCTGAATCACCAAAAGCTTGA